In one Sebastes umbrosus isolate fSebUmb1 chromosome 13, fSebUmb1.pri, whole genome shotgun sequence genomic region, the following are encoded:
- the kpna3 gene encoding importin subunit alpha-4 — MAENAGLENHRIKSFKNKGRDVETMRRHRNEVTVELRKNKRDEHLLKKRNVPLEESLEDSDVDSDFKGQNVTLDAILQNATSDNAVIQLSAVQAARKLLSSDRNPPIDDLIKSGILPILVKCLERDDNPSLQFEAAWALTNIASGTSAQTQAVVKSNAVPLFLRLLHSPHQNVCEQAVWALGNIIGDGPQCRDYVISLGVVKPLLSFINPSIPITFLRNVTWVIVNLCRNKDPPPPMETVQEILPALCVLIYHTDINILVDTVWALSYLTDGGNEQIQMVIDSGVVPFLVPLLSHQEVKVQTAALRAVGNIVTGTDEQTQVVLNCDVLSHFSNLLTHPKEKINKEAVWFLSNITAGNQQQVQAVIDAGLIPMIIHQLAKGDFGTQKEAAWAISNLTISGRKDQVEFLVEQNVIPPFCNLLSVKDSQVVQVVLDGLKNILIMAGDEASTIAEIIEECGGLEKIENLQQHENEDIYKLAFEIIDQYFSGDDIDEDPSLIPDTTQGGTFNFDPASNMQTKEFNF, encoded by the exons ATGGCAGAAAACGCCGGCTTGGAAAACCACCGCATCAAGAGCTTTAAAAATAAAGGACGAGATGTCGAG ACTATGCGAAGACATCGAAATGAGGTGACGGTTGAGTTGAGAAAG AACAAACGAGACGAACATCTACTGAAGAAGAGAAATGTCCCGCTGGAGGAGAGTCTGGAAGACTCTGACGTCGACTCAGACTTCAAAGGA CAAAACGTTACGCTTGATGCCATCTTACAG AACGCTACCAGTGATAATGCAGTTATCCAGCTCAGTGCTGTACAAGCAGCCAG AAAACTGCTCTCGAGTGACAGAAACCCTCCCATCGACGACTTGATAAAGTCTGGGATCCTGCCCATTTTAGTCAAATGCCTGGAAAGGGACGACAA CCCCTCTCTTCAGTTCGAGGCAGCTTGGGCTCTGACCAACATCGCCTCTGGGACGTCAGCACAGACTCAGGCTGTGGTTAAATCCA ACGCAGTGCCCCTGTTCCTGCGACTGCTACACTCTCCCCACCAGAACGTATGTGAACAGGCTGtatgggctttaggaaacattATAG GTGATGGTCCACAGTGCAGGGATTATGTCATCTCCCTGGGCGTGGTCAAGCCCCTGCTTTCTTTCATCAACCCATCAATCCCCATCACCTTCCTCCGCAATGTCACCTGGGTCATTGTTAACCTCTGCCGCAACAAGGATCCGCCACCACCTATGGAAACTGTGCAAGAG ATTTTGCCCGCCCTCTGTGTGCTAATATATCACACCGATATAAAT ATCCTAGTAGACACAGTGTGGGCTCTGTCCTATCTGACGGACGGGGGCAACGAGCAGATCCAAATGGTCATTGATTCTGGAGTCGTTCCTTTTCTTGTGCCTCTCCTCAGCCATCAGGAGGTCAAAGTTCAG ACGGCAGCTCTGAGGGCGGTGGGTAACATTGTGACAGGGACAGACGAGCAGACACAGGTTGTGCTCAACTGTGACGTCCTCTCACACTTCTCCAACCTGCTCACACACCCTAAAGAAAAGATCAACAAG GAAGCAGTCTGGTTCTTGTCCAACATTACAGCTGGGAACCAGCAGCAGGTCCAGGCTGTGATCGATGCTGGACTGATTCCTATGATCATTCACCAACTGGCTAAG GGTGACTTTGGTACACAGAAGGAGGCAGCATGGGCCATCAGCAACCTCACCATCAGTGGGAGGAAAGACCAG GTGGAGTTCCTGGTTGAGCAGAATGTCATCCCTCCGTTCTGTAACCTGCTGTCGGTGAAGGACTCCCAGGTGGTGCAGGTCGTCCTGGACGGCCTGAAGAATATCCTCATCATGGCAGGAGATGAAGCCAGCACTATTGCTGAGATCATAGAGGAGTGTGGAG gtttggAAAAGATAGAAAATCTGCAGCAGCACGAGAATGAGGATATCTACAAACTAGCCTTTGAGATTATTGATCAGTACTTTTCAGGAGATGAT attgATGAGGATCCCAGCTTGATCCCCGACACCACTCAAGGAGGAACCTTCAACTTTGATCCAGCTTCCAACATGCAAACGAAGGAGTTCAATTTCTAA